A genome region from Coffea arabica cultivar ET-39 chromosome 7e, Coffea Arabica ET-39 HiFi, whole genome shotgun sequence includes the following:
- the LOC113701930 gene encoding WPP domain-interacting tail-anchored protein 1-like isoform X2 — protein sequence MLLLNLVISKMDSEVLNTASVSEEVHAGELEVESNYIDSLEVMSSSGDIMRELENVGELLTKVELDLACFSEKLLNLDILVMHVGARESDFEAFVSEKESTIGDSAKKALEFDLLSGILESEVKDLDNFIVTLRVEIDNAREMTISSKHYGEAFEYMQEKLTDCVKSFDQSLEQVSEMRVQSNNFQRTLLTCSEGDKDIDSVGNGYSSDLNSKIKMQTAEQQRHILRMFEKSLARELDLEKKLTDLRQSEEILKLKLQQDIFYMEEENEVAWEKLFEAENSAEVLLWTSKDFTSQLQIVKFNLNVSVQREAGLRSQCQELSKQLTMNNVALRKSEGMNAELVAKLTSTEKQVKESELQLFNLKGSAEKQRESLSKIHELEELVCHLKEKVSEAEKRADGAEAESKLLRHTNMELKKDSNSSTLETVNLLERQLRETDVQLQHAVASAEASQEKQSMLYSTIKDMEDLIEDLKSKVSKAESRTESAEEKCIILSETNSDLNDEIKFLRNRMECLDASLHQAEETKRATAKDIGIRTKLITDLIMKLALERERLHKQISLLTKEKKFLLKRLQHMSKGHSISARKDIEDGNKSFPVSRNDLSSGTSLKETNSDATGPSNTSHELDNANKDEPMGTAGVRVAKETSELDSVRNIDTSQLKSKYVLVAVFVLVIATLIAALFQHHSDCL from the exons ATGCTG CTATTGAATCTGGTTATTAGTAAAATGGATTCGGAGGTCCTCAACACTGCATCTGTTTCTGAAGAAGTTCATGCTGGTGAATTGGAGGTGGAATCAAATTATATAGATTCTCTTGAAGTTATGTCCTCCAGTGGAGACATTATGCGAGAACTGGAGAACGTTGGGGAACTTTTGACAAAGGTTGAGTTGGATTTAGCATGTTTCTCTGAGAAACTCCTAAATTTGGATATACTTGTAATGCACGTGGGAGCAAGGGAAAGTGATTTTGAAGCTTTTGTTTCGGAGAAGGAGAGCACAATTGGTGATTCTGCCAAGAAGGCCCTTGAATTTGATCTTTTATCTGGAATTTTGGAGTCAGAGGTGAAAGACCTAGATAATTTTATAGTAACTCTCCGAGTGGAAATTGATAATGCTCGCGAAATGACTATTTCATCAAAGCATTATGGGGAAGCTTTCGAGTACATGCAAGAAAAGTTAACGGACTGTGTAAAATCTTTTGACCAGTCATTGGAGCAGGTTTCAGAAATGAGGGTGCAATCCAACAACTTCCAAAGGACATTGTTAACTTGTTCTGAAG GTGACAAGGACATCGACTCTGTCGGAAATGGTTATTCTTCAGATTTGAACTCAAAGATAAAGATGCAGACTGCTGAACAGCAGAGGCATATCTTGAGAATGTTTGAAAAGTCTTTGGCAAGGGAACTGGATCTTGAGAAGAAGCTAACTGACTTGAGACAAAGTGAGGAAATTTTGAAACTTAAGCTGCAACAAGACATTTTTTATatggaagaagaaaatgaggtTGCTTGGGAAAAGTTGTTTGAGGCAGAAAATTCTGCTGAGGTCCTTTTGTGGACGTCAAAAGATTTCACGAGTCAACTCCAGATAGTAAAGTTTAATCTAAATGTTAGTGTCCAGAGAGAAGCAGGGTTGAGATCTCAGTGTCAGGAGTTAAGTAAACAGTTGACAATGAACAATGTTGCTCTACGGAAATCTGAGGGCATGAATGCAGAACTTGTGGCTAAGTTGACTTCAACTGAGAAACAAGTGAAGGAATCTGAATTGCAGCTCTTTAATTTGAAGGGTTCTGCAGAAAAACAAAGGGAATCACTCTCTAAAATTCATGAACTGGAAGAGCTTGTCTGTCATTTGAAAGAAAAGGTTTCCGAAGCAGAAAAAAGGGCTGATGGTGCAGAAGCTGAAAGCAAATTGCTAAGGCATACCAATATGGAACTTAAAAAAGATAGTAATAGTAGTACTTTGGAGACAGTAAATCTACTTGAAAGGCAATTGAGAGAGACTGATGTTCAGCTACAACATGCAGTTGCATCTGCTGAAGCAAGTCAGGAGAAGCAAAGCATGTTATATTCGACGATCAAGGATATGGAAGATTTGATAGAAGATCTCAAATCTAAAGTCTCAAAAGCTGAAAGTCGGACTGAGAGTGCTGAAGAAAAGTGTATAATATTGTCAGAAACCAACTCAGATCTAAATGACGAGATAAAGTTTCTAAGGAACAGAATGGAGTGCTTGGATGCATCACTACATCAAGCTGAGGAGACAAAGAGAGCAACTGCAAAGGATATTGGTATCCGTACTAAGTTGATAACAGATCTTATCATGAAGTTGGCTCTGGAAAGAGAACGGCTGCATAAGcag ATATCTTTGCTAACGAAGGagaaaaagtttcttttaaagcGTCTACAGCACATGAGCAAGGGTCATTCTATAAGTGCAAGGAAAGACATTGAAGATGGTAACAAAAGTTTTCCAGTTTCAAGGAATGACTTATCAAGTGGAACTTCTTTAAAGGAAACTAACAGTGACGCAACTGGACCCTCAAATACCAGTCATGAG CTTGACAATGCAAATAAAGACGAGCCCATGGGCACGGCTGGGGTCAGAGTAGCCAAAGAAACATCCGAGCTCGACTCTGTGAGGAATATAGATACAAGTCAACTTAAATCCAAGTATGTCCTGGTGGCAGTTTTTGTGTTggtgattgcaactctaatagcTGCCCTTTTTCAGCATCACAGTGACTGTTTGTGA
- the LOC113701930 gene encoding WPP domain-interacting tail-anchored protein 1-like isoform X3, which produces MDSEVLNTASVSEEVHAGELEVESNYIDSLEVMSSSGDIMRELENVGELLTKVELDLACFSEKLLNLDILVMHVGARESDFEAFVSEKESTIGDSAKKALEFDLLSGILESEVKDLDNFIVTLRVEIDNAREMTISSKHYGEAFEYMQEKLTDCVKSFDQSLEQVSEMRVQSNNFQRTLLTCSEGDKDIDSVGNGYSSDLNSKIKMQTAEQQRHILRMFEKSLARELDLEKKLTDLRQSEEILKLKLQQDIFYMEEENEVAWEKLFEAENSAEVLLWTSKDFTSQLQIVKFNLNVSVQREAGLRSQCQELSKQLTMNNVALRKSEGMNAELVAKLTSTEKQVKESELQLFNLKGSAEKQRESLSKIHELEELVCHLKEKVSEAEKRADGAEAESKLLRHTNMELKKDSNSSTLETVNLLERQLRETDVQLQHAVASAEASQEKQSMLYSTIKDMEDLIEDLKSKVSKAESRTESAEEKCIILSETNSDLNDEIKFLRNRMECLDASLHQAEETKRATAKDIGIRTKLITDLIMKLALERERLHKQISLLTKEKKFLLKRLQHMSKGHSISARKDIEDGNKSFPVSRNDLSSGTSLKETNSDATGPSNTSHELDNANKDEPMGTAGVRVAKETSELDSVRNIDTSQLKSKYVLVAVFVLVIATLIAALFQHHSDCL; this is translated from the exons ATGGATTCGGAGGTCCTCAACACTGCATCTGTTTCTGAAGAAGTTCATGCTGGTGAATTGGAGGTGGAATCAAATTATATAGATTCTCTTGAAGTTATGTCCTCCAGTGGAGACATTATGCGAGAACTGGAGAACGTTGGGGAACTTTTGACAAAGGTTGAGTTGGATTTAGCATGTTTCTCTGAGAAACTCCTAAATTTGGATATACTTGTAATGCACGTGGGAGCAAGGGAAAGTGATTTTGAAGCTTTTGTTTCGGAGAAGGAGAGCACAATTGGTGATTCTGCCAAGAAGGCCCTTGAATTTGATCTTTTATCTGGAATTTTGGAGTCAGAGGTGAAAGACCTAGATAATTTTATAGTAACTCTCCGAGTGGAAATTGATAATGCTCGCGAAATGACTATTTCATCAAAGCATTATGGGGAAGCTTTCGAGTACATGCAAGAAAAGTTAACGGACTGTGTAAAATCTTTTGACCAGTCATTGGAGCAGGTTTCAGAAATGAGGGTGCAATCCAACAACTTCCAAAGGACATTGTTAACTTGTTCTGAAG GTGACAAGGACATCGACTCTGTCGGAAATGGTTATTCTTCAGATTTGAACTCAAAGATAAAGATGCAGACTGCTGAACAGCAGAGGCATATCTTGAGAATGTTTGAAAAGTCTTTGGCAAGGGAACTGGATCTTGAGAAGAAGCTAACTGACTTGAGACAAAGTGAGGAAATTTTGAAACTTAAGCTGCAACAAGACATTTTTTATatggaagaagaaaatgaggtTGCTTGGGAAAAGTTGTTTGAGGCAGAAAATTCTGCTGAGGTCCTTTTGTGGACGTCAAAAGATTTCACGAGTCAACTCCAGATAGTAAAGTTTAATCTAAATGTTAGTGTCCAGAGAGAAGCAGGGTTGAGATCTCAGTGTCAGGAGTTAAGTAAACAGTTGACAATGAACAATGTTGCTCTACGGAAATCTGAGGGCATGAATGCAGAACTTGTGGCTAAGTTGACTTCAACTGAGAAACAAGTGAAGGAATCTGAATTGCAGCTCTTTAATTTGAAGGGTTCTGCAGAAAAACAAAGGGAATCACTCTCTAAAATTCATGAACTGGAAGAGCTTGTCTGTCATTTGAAAGAAAAGGTTTCCGAAGCAGAAAAAAGGGCTGATGGTGCAGAAGCTGAAAGCAAATTGCTAAGGCATACCAATATGGAACTTAAAAAAGATAGTAATAGTAGTACTTTGGAGACAGTAAATCTACTTGAAAGGCAATTGAGAGAGACTGATGTTCAGCTACAACATGCAGTTGCATCTGCTGAAGCAAGTCAGGAGAAGCAAAGCATGTTATATTCGACGATCAAGGATATGGAAGATTTGATAGAAGATCTCAAATCTAAAGTCTCAAAAGCTGAAAGTCGGACTGAGAGTGCTGAAGAAAAGTGTATAATATTGTCAGAAACCAACTCAGATCTAAATGACGAGATAAAGTTTCTAAGGAACAGAATGGAGTGCTTGGATGCATCACTACATCAAGCTGAGGAGACAAAGAGAGCAACTGCAAAGGATATTGGTATCCGTACTAAGTTGATAACAGATCTTATCATGAAGTTGGCTCTGGAAAGAGAACGGCTGCATAAGcag ATATCTTTGCTAACGAAGGagaaaaagtttcttttaaagcGTCTACAGCACATGAGCAAGGGTCATTCTATAAGTGCAAGGAAAGACATTGAAGATGGTAACAAAAGTTTTCCAGTTTCAAGGAATGACTTATCAAGTGGAACTTCTTTAAAGGAAACTAACAGTGACGCAACTGGACCCTCAAATACCAGTCATGAG CTTGACAATGCAAATAAAGACGAGCCCATGGGCACGGCTGGGGTCAGAGTAGCCAAAGAAACATCCGAGCTCGACTCTGTGAGGAATATAGATACAAGTCAACTTAAATCCAAGTATGTCCTGGTGGCAGTTTTTGTGTTggtgattgcaactctaatagcTGCCCTTTTTCAGCATCACAGTGACTGTTTGTGA
- the LOC113701930 gene encoding WPP domain-interacting tail-anchored protein 1-like isoform X1 produces the protein MMIHLISLRTRKQRERERRKKKKKVIDSCGKFSWFLFLHENNFAFTASPANFSKLLNLVISKMDSEVLNTASVSEEVHAGELEVESNYIDSLEVMSSSGDIMRELENVGELLTKVELDLACFSEKLLNLDILVMHVGARESDFEAFVSEKESTIGDSAKKALEFDLLSGILESEVKDLDNFIVTLRVEIDNAREMTISSKHYGEAFEYMQEKLTDCVKSFDQSLEQVSEMRVQSNNFQRTLLTCSEGDKDIDSVGNGYSSDLNSKIKMQTAEQQRHILRMFEKSLARELDLEKKLTDLRQSEEILKLKLQQDIFYMEEENEVAWEKLFEAENSAEVLLWTSKDFTSQLQIVKFNLNVSVQREAGLRSQCQELSKQLTMNNVALRKSEGMNAELVAKLTSTEKQVKESELQLFNLKGSAEKQRESLSKIHELEELVCHLKEKVSEAEKRADGAEAESKLLRHTNMELKKDSNSSTLETVNLLERQLRETDVQLQHAVASAEASQEKQSMLYSTIKDMEDLIEDLKSKVSKAESRTESAEEKCIILSETNSDLNDEIKFLRNRMECLDASLHQAEETKRATAKDIGIRTKLITDLIMKLALERERLHKQISLLTKEKKFLLKRLQHMSKGHSISARKDIEDGNKSFPVSRNDLSSGTSLKETNSDATGPSNTSHELDNANKDEPMGTAGVRVAKETSELDSVRNIDTSQLKSKYVLVAVFVLVIATLIAALFQHHSDCL, from the exons ATGATGATTCACTTAATTTCACTCCGTACTAGaaagcagagagagagagagaggagaaagaagaagaagaaggtgaTCGATTCTTGTGGGAAGTTTAGTTGGTTCTTATTTTTACATGAAAACAACTTCGCGTTTACTGCCTCCCCCGCTAATTTCTCAAAG CTATTGAATCTGGTTATTAGTAAAATGGATTCGGAGGTCCTCAACACTGCATCTGTTTCTGAAGAAGTTCATGCTGGTGAATTGGAGGTGGAATCAAATTATATAGATTCTCTTGAAGTTATGTCCTCCAGTGGAGACATTATGCGAGAACTGGAGAACGTTGGGGAACTTTTGACAAAGGTTGAGTTGGATTTAGCATGTTTCTCTGAGAAACTCCTAAATTTGGATATACTTGTAATGCACGTGGGAGCAAGGGAAAGTGATTTTGAAGCTTTTGTTTCGGAGAAGGAGAGCACAATTGGTGATTCTGCCAAGAAGGCCCTTGAATTTGATCTTTTATCTGGAATTTTGGAGTCAGAGGTGAAAGACCTAGATAATTTTATAGTAACTCTCCGAGTGGAAATTGATAATGCTCGCGAAATGACTATTTCATCAAAGCATTATGGGGAAGCTTTCGAGTACATGCAAGAAAAGTTAACGGACTGTGTAAAATCTTTTGACCAGTCATTGGAGCAGGTTTCAGAAATGAGGGTGCAATCCAACAACTTCCAAAGGACATTGTTAACTTGTTCTGAAG GTGACAAGGACATCGACTCTGTCGGAAATGGTTATTCTTCAGATTTGAACTCAAAGATAAAGATGCAGACTGCTGAACAGCAGAGGCATATCTTGAGAATGTTTGAAAAGTCTTTGGCAAGGGAACTGGATCTTGAGAAGAAGCTAACTGACTTGAGACAAAGTGAGGAAATTTTGAAACTTAAGCTGCAACAAGACATTTTTTATatggaagaagaaaatgaggtTGCTTGGGAAAAGTTGTTTGAGGCAGAAAATTCTGCTGAGGTCCTTTTGTGGACGTCAAAAGATTTCACGAGTCAACTCCAGATAGTAAAGTTTAATCTAAATGTTAGTGTCCAGAGAGAAGCAGGGTTGAGATCTCAGTGTCAGGAGTTAAGTAAACAGTTGACAATGAACAATGTTGCTCTACGGAAATCTGAGGGCATGAATGCAGAACTTGTGGCTAAGTTGACTTCAACTGAGAAACAAGTGAAGGAATCTGAATTGCAGCTCTTTAATTTGAAGGGTTCTGCAGAAAAACAAAGGGAATCACTCTCTAAAATTCATGAACTGGAAGAGCTTGTCTGTCATTTGAAAGAAAAGGTTTCCGAAGCAGAAAAAAGGGCTGATGGTGCAGAAGCTGAAAGCAAATTGCTAAGGCATACCAATATGGAACTTAAAAAAGATAGTAATAGTAGTACTTTGGAGACAGTAAATCTACTTGAAAGGCAATTGAGAGAGACTGATGTTCAGCTACAACATGCAGTTGCATCTGCTGAAGCAAGTCAGGAGAAGCAAAGCATGTTATATTCGACGATCAAGGATATGGAAGATTTGATAGAAGATCTCAAATCTAAAGTCTCAAAAGCTGAAAGTCGGACTGAGAGTGCTGAAGAAAAGTGTATAATATTGTCAGAAACCAACTCAGATCTAAATGACGAGATAAAGTTTCTAAGGAACAGAATGGAGTGCTTGGATGCATCACTACATCAAGCTGAGGAGACAAAGAGAGCAACTGCAAAGGATATTGGTATCCGTACTAAGTTGATAACAGATCTTATCATGAAGTTGGCTCTGGAAAGAGAACGGCTGCATAAGcag ATATCTTTGCTAACGAAGGagaaaaagtttcttttaaagcGTCTACAGCACATGAGCAAGGGTCATTCTATAAGTGCAAGGAAAGACATTGAAGATGGTAACAAAAGTTTTCCAGTTTCAAGGAATGACTTATCAAGTGGAACTTCTTTAAAGGAAACTAACAGTGACGCAACTGGACCCTCAAATACCAGTCATGAG CTTGACAATGCAAATAAAGACGAGCCCATGGGCACGGCTGGGGTCAGAGTAGCCAAAGAAACATCCGAGCTCGACTCTGTGAGGAATATAGATACAAGTCAACTTAAATCCAAGTATGTCCTGGTGGCAGTTTTTGTGTTggtgattgcaactctaatagcTGCCCTTTTTCAGCATCACAGTGACTGTTTGTGA
- the LOC140003944 gene encoding amino acid transporter AVT6A-like translates to MTIGSIKPTKEKKSRKSKKSVVNEKSPLLPTKHEEDGGYDEFDGASFSGAVFNLSTTIIGAGIMSLPATMKVLGLILGIAVIIFMAFLTEASIELLLRFSRAAKSASYGGLMGDTFGKYGRILLQICILVNNVGVLIVYMIIIGDVLSGSTSAGIHHPGVLEGWFGAHWWNGRFFVLLVTTLAIFAPLASLKRIDSLKFTSALSVGLAVVFLVITVGITVFKLISGTISMPRLLPDVYDLTSFFKLFTVVPVFVTAYICHYNVHSIDNELEDNTRIKAVVRTSLTLCSSVYAMASLFGFLLFGQATLDDVLSNFDSNLGIPYGSLLNDAVRISYAAHLMLVFPIVFYPLRLNLDGLLFPSARPLTSDNLRFALISMSLIGLTFVGANFIPSIWDAFQFTGATAAVCIGFIFPAAVTLRDRHGIATKKDRILCIFMIVVAVFSNLVAIYSDAYSLFKKNASPRG, encoded by the exons ATGACGATTGGAAGCATTAAACCAACTAAAGAAAAGAAgtcaagaaagagcaaaaaatCTGTGGTGAATGAGAAATCCCCTCTGTTGCCCACGAAGCATGAGGAAGATGGTGGCTATGATGAATTCGATGGGGCTTCTTTTAGTGGGGCTGTATTTAATTTGTCAACCACTATTATTGGTGCTGGAATCATGTCCTTGCCGGCTACCATGAAAGTCTTGGGTCTTATTCTTGGGATTGCGGTTATCATATTTATGGCGTTCTTGACAGAAGCTTCAATTGAGTTATTACTAAGGTTTAGTAGGGCCGCTAAATCAGCTTCTTATGGGGGCCTTATGGGGGATACTTTTGGAAAGTATGGTCGCATCTTGCTGCAAATATGTATTTTGGTTAATAATGTTGGCGTGCTCATTGTGTACATGATCATCATTG GTGATGTGCTTTCTGGTTCAACATCTGCTGGAATTCACCATCCTGGTGTCCTGGAAGGGTGGTTTGGAGCACACTGGTGGAATGGAAGATTTTTTGTTCTTCTGGTAACTACCCTTGCCATATTTGCACCATTGGCAAGTTTGAAGCGTATAG ATTCATTGAAATTTACGTCTGCATTATCTGTTGGACTAGCTGTGGTTTTCCTTGTTATTACTGTGGGAATTACTGTTTTCAAATTGatcagtggaaccatttcgatGCCTAGACTGCTTCCTGATGTTTATGATCTGACATCATTCTTTAAGCTCTTTACCGTGGTTCCTGTTTTTGTTACGGCCTACATCTGCCACTACAATG TTCACTCGATAGACAACGAACTTGAGGACAACACCCGGATAAAAGCAGTTGTACGAACTTCTCTTACTCTCTGCTCATCTGTATATGCAATGGCGAGCCTCTTTGGATTCCTACTATTTGGCCAAGCAACTCTCGATGATGTACTTTCCAACTTTGATTCCAATCTTGGAATCCCTTATGGTTCCCTGCTTAATGATGCTGTTCGCATTAGCTATGCTGCCCACTTAATGCTTGTCTTTCCTATTGTTTTCTATCCTTTACGGTTGAACTTGGATGGCCTCCTGTTTCCATCTGCGAGGCCATTAACTTCAGACAATCTTAGATTTGCACTAATCAGCATGAGTCTCATCGGTCTCACCTTTGTGGGTGCAAATTTCATACCCAGCATTTGGGATGCTTTCCAGTTCACTGGAGCGACTGCTGCTGTTTGCATTGGATTCATATTTCCTGCTGCTGTTACTCTCAG gGATAGACATGGAATAGCCACAAAGAAAGACAGGATCTTGTGTATATTCATGATTGTAGTTGCTGTATTCTCTAACCTGGTGGCCATATATAGCGATGCTTACTCATTGTTCAAGAAAAATGCATCACCCAGGGGGTGA